A genome region from Glycine max cultivar Williams 82 chromosome 5, Glycine_max_v4.0, whole genome shotgun sequence includes the following:
- the LOC100778324 gene encoding two-component response regulator ARR11 isoform X3: MDNGCFSSPRHDAFPAGLRVLVVDDDPTWLRILEKMLKKCLYEVTTCCLATEALKKLRERKDAYDIVISDVNMPDMDGFKLLEQVGLEMDLPVIMMSVDGETSRVMKGVQHGACDYLLKPIRMKELRNIWQHVFRKRMHEARDFESHEGFDFEGIHLMRNGSDHSDDGNLFAVEEITSIKKRKDADNKHDDKEFGDHSPMKKARVVWSVDLHQKFVKAVNQIGFDKVGPKKILDLMNVPWLTRENVASHLQKYRLYLSRLQKENDQKSSSSGIKHSDSPSKDPGSFSILDTANKQQNDVAIDSFSYSDGSLLLQMDATSHEGNLKGIVSEPTTEKRRGSTGDIPDPKIQKSSQKSLNQPFTSVESSEANHAVFDCTIPTQYSWSEFPKGPLKEEQKTLVQLEDSLSQLPLHGNGTQHHIHVDQSQSIASINSNPSITEEEVAAKLETKPLYAGYESDYVSPVSSIGSAVEVFPSQSKSLMVNDQSSEPTFTSNLSLKAQGFNRDCISDLDFYQRNLLLGGEVASAPLEEDLNFFLLQTECYNMNFGLQNIDMSEYYDPRLIAEVPSHFYDSADYSSVDQSLFIA, from the exons TGACTACATGTTGTTTAGCAACAGAGGCCCTGAAAAAACTTCGTGAAAGGAAAGATGCATATGACATAGTGATCAGCGATGTGAACATGCCTGACATGGATGGTTTCAAACTTCTGGAGCAAGTTGGACTTGAGATGGATCTTCCTGTTATCA TGATGTCTGTTGATGGAGAAACAAGCAGGGTGATGAAAGGTGTTCAACATGGAGCATGTGATTATCTCCTTAAGCCTATAAGGATGAAAGAACTGCGAAACATATGGCAACATGTCTTTAGAAAAAGGATGCATGAGGCAAGAGATTTTGAAAGTCACGAGGGTTTTGACTTTGAGGGCATTCACTTAATGAGAAATGGATCAGATCACTCTGATGATGGTAACCTGTTTGCTGTAGAAGAAATTACctcaattaagaaaagaaaagatgcaGATAACAAACATGATGACAAAGAATTTGGAGATCATTCTCCCATGAAGAAAGCTAGAGTAGTTTGGTCTGTGGATCTTCATCAGAAGTTTGTCAAAGCAGTGAATCAAATTGGATTTGATA AAGTTGGTCCCAAGAAAATTCTAGATCTGATGAATGTTCCGTGGTTGACTAGAGAAAATGTTGCTAGTCACTTGCAG AAATACAGGCTCTACTTGAGTAGGTTGCAAAAGGAGAATGatcagaaatcttcctcaagtgGAATAAAGCATTCGGATTCACCTTCAAAAGATCCAGGAAGTTTTAGTATTCTAGACACTGCAAACAAGCAACAAAATGATGTTGCCATTGACAGCTTCAGTTATTCAGATGGAAGTTTACTACTTCAGATGGATGCCACTAGTCATGAAGGTAATCTCAAGGGAATTGTGTCAGAGCCTAcaacagaaaaaagaagaggTTCCACTGGTGACATTCCTGACCCCAAGATACAAAAAAGTTCACAGAAGAGCCTCAATCAACCTTTTACATCTGTAGAGTCATCAGAAGCAAACCATGCAGTCTTTGATTGCACCATACCAACACAGTACTCTTGGAGTGAGTTTCCAAAAGGGCCACTCAAAGAAGAACAGAAGACACTTGTTCAATTAGAGGATAGCCTCAGCCAGTTGCCATTGCATGGTAATGGTACACAGCATCACATTCACGTTGATCAGTCACAATCAATTGCCTCAATTAATTCCAATCCCTCTATAACAGAAGAAGAGGTTGCTGCCAAATTAGAGACCAAACCGTTGTATGCTGGTTACGAGAGTGATTATGTGAGTCCTGTGAGTTCAATAGGATCTGCAGTTGAAGTCTTTCCTAGTCAATCCAAAAGCCTTATGGTGAATGATCAATCTTCAGAGCCCACTTTCACCTCAAACTTGAGCTTGAAGGCTCAGGGATTTAATCGAGATTGCATTTCTGATCTGGATTTTTACCAAAGAAACCTATTATTGGGTGGTGAGGTAGCTTCTGCACCTTTGGAGGAGGACCTGAATTTCTTTTTGCTACAAACTGAATGCTACAACATGAATTTTGGCCTGCAGAATATAGATATGTCAGAGTATTATGATCCAAGGCTTATTGCTGAAGTCCCTAGCCACTTTTATGATTCAGCAGATTATTCATCAGTAGATCAAAGTCTATTCATAGCATGA
- the LOC100778324 gene encoding two-component response regulator ARR11 isoform X4 encodes MDNGCFSSPRHDAFPAGLRVLVVDDDPTWLRILEKMLKKCLYEVTTCCLATEALKKLRERKDAYDIVISDVNMPDMDGFKLLEQVGLEMDLPVIMMSVDGETSRVMKGVQHGACDYLLKPIRMKELRNIWQHVFRKRMHEARDFESHEGFDFEGIHLMRNGSDHSDDGNLFAVEEITSIKKRKDADNKHDDKEFGDHSPMKKARVVWSVDLHQKFVKAVNQIGFDIGPKKILDLMNVPWLTRENVASHLQKYRLYLSRLQKENDQKSSSSGIKHSDSPSKDPGSFSILDTANKQQNDVAIDSFSYSDGSLLLQMDATSHEGNLKGIVSEPTTEKRRGSTGDIPDPKIQKSSQKSLNQPFTSVESSEANHAVFDCTIPTQYSWSEFPKGPLKEEQKTLVQLEDSLSQLPLHGNGTQHHIHVDQSQSIASINSNPSITEEEVAAKLETKPLYAGYESDYVSPVSSIGSAVEVFPSQSKSLMVNDQSSEPTFTSNLSLKAQGFNRDCISDLDFYQRNLLLGGEVASAPLEEDLNFFLLQTECYNMNFGLQNIDMSEYYDPRLIAEVPSHFYDSADYSSVDQSLFIA; translated from the exons TGACTACATGTTGTTTAGCAACAGAGGCCCTGAAAAAACTTCGTGAAAGGAAAGATGCATATGACATAGTGATCAGCGATGTGAACATGCCTGACATGGATGGTTTCAAACTTCTGGAGCAAGTTGGACTTGAGATGGATCTTCCTGTTATCA TGATGTCTGTTGATGGAGAAACAAGCAGGGTGATGAAAGGTGTTCAACATGGAGCATGTGATTATCTCCTTAAGCCTATAAGGATGAAAGAACTGCGAAACATATGGCAACATGTCTTTAGAAAAAGGATGCATGAGGCAAGAGATTTTGAAAGTCACGAGGGTTTTGACTTTGAGGGCATTCACTTAATGAGAAATGGATCAGATCACTCTGATGATGGTAACCTGTTTGCTGTAGAAGAAATTACctcaattaagaaaagaaaagatgcaGATAACAAACATGATGACAAAGAATTTGGAGATCATTCTCCCATGAAGAAAGCTAGAGTAGTTTGGTCTGTGGATCTTCATCAGAAGTTTGTCAAAGCAGTGAATCAAATTGGATTTGATA TTGGTCCCAAGAAAATTCTAGATCTGATGAATGTTCCGTGGTTGACTAGAGAAAATGTTGCTAGTCACTTGCAG AAATACAGGCTCTACTTGAGTAGGTTGCAAAAGGAGAATGatcagaaatcttcctcaagtgGAATAAAGCATTCGGATTCACCTTCAAAAGATCCAGGAAGTTTTAGTATTCTAGACACTGCAAACAAGCAACAAAATGATGTTGCCATTGACAGCTTCAGTTATTCAGATGGAAGTTTACTACTTCAGATGGATGCCACTAGTCATGAAGGTAATCTCAAGGGAATTGTGTCAGAGCCTAcaacagaaaaaagaagaggTTCCACTGGTGACATTCCTGACCCCAAGATACAAAAAAGTTCACAGAAGAGCCTCAATCAACCTTTTACATCTGTAGAGTCATCAGAAGCAAACCATGCAGTCTTTGATTGCACCATACCAACACAGTACTCTTGGAGTGAGTTTCCAAAAGGGCCACTCAAAGAAGAACAGAAGACACTTGTTCAATTAGAGGATAGCCTCAGCCAGTTGCCATTGCATGGTAATGGTACACAGCATCACATTCACGTTGATCAGTCACAATCAATTGCCTCAATTAATTCCAATCCCTCTATAACAGAAGAAGAGGTTGCTGCCAAATTAGAGACCAAACCGTTGTATGCTGGTTACGAGAGTGATTATGTGAGTCCTGTGAGTTCAATAGGATCTGCAGTTGAAGTCTTTCCTAGTCAATCCAAAAGCCTTATGGTGAATGATCAATCTTCAGAGCCCACTTTCACCTCAAACTTGAGCTTGAAGGCTCAGGGATTTAATCGAGATTGCATTTCTGATCTGGATTTTTACCAAAGAAACCTATTATTGGGTGGTGAGGTAGCTTCTGCACCTTTGGAGGAGGACCTGAATTTCTTTTTGCTACAAACTGAATGCTACAACATGAATTTTGGCCTGCAGAATATAGATATGTCAGAGTATTATGATCCAAGGCTTATTGCTGAAGTCCCTAGCCACTTTTATGATTCAGCAGATTATTCATCAGTAGATCAAAGTCTATTCATAGCATGA
- the LOC100791472 gene encoding signal recognition particle subunit SRP72 has product MAPKPKPAPSQPAPPPALEDLFTTLNRHIQASAYDNAVRLTDQILAIAPGDEDALRCKVVALIKNDRVEDTLSAIRSSKKQLDDFHFLKAYCLYRQNKLDEALESLKRQESNDETMLLECQILYRLGKMDACLDIYRKLQNSKIDNMEINSVAALVMSGRSSEVQGMLDSLRVKATSSFELAYNTACSLIARNEYTDAEQLLLSGRRIGQEVLMEDNLADDEIEIELSPIAVQLAYVQQLLGRKQDAIEAYTDVIKRDMADESSIAVAVNNLVSLKGPKDVSDSLRKLDRLKDKENQSFRLAPGLDLKLSAKEKEAIYANRVLLLLHANKNEQARELVSALPDMFPESVIPIFLQAALLVRENKAGRAEEILAQFASKFPDKSKVVHLARAQVAAAAGHPHIAADSLTKISDIQHMPATVATLVSLKERAGDIDGAAAVLDNATKWWSNAMTEDNKLNTITQEAALFKLRHGKEEEAAQLYEQLVKSQGSIEALVGLVTTVARMDVAKAELYEKQLNALPGLKGIDVDSLERTSGVKQVDAPRVGVAETYEEGKNKTKSKKKRKRKPRYPKGFDPANPGPPPDPERWLPKRERSTYRPKRKDKRAAQVRGSQGAVVRDKHDTGASSNSSNLKSNQGTSKGAAQNAVSEQTKPSSKSRKKSRN; this is encoded by the exons ATGGCTCCGAAGCCCAAACCGGCGCCGTCGCAGCCTGCTCCTCCTCCTGCCCTCGAAGATCTCTTTACCACGCTCAACCGCCACATCCAGGCTTCCGCATACGACAATGCCGTCAGGCTCACGGATCAGA TTCTCGCCATTGCTCCCGGCGACGAGGACGCGCTCCGATGCAAGGTCGTCGCGCTGATAAAAAATGACCGCGTCGAGGACACACTCTCCGCCATTCGGTCCTCTAAGAAGCAGCTCGATGATTTTCATTTCCTCAAG GCATACTGCTTATACAGACAAAACAAGTTGGATGAAGCTTTGGAGTCTTTGAAAAGACAAGAGAGCAATGATGAAACAATGCTTTTGGAATGTCAGATATTGTATCGTCTTGGGAAAATGGATGCTTGCTTAGATATCTACCGCAAGCTCCAAAATTCCAAGATTGATAACATGGAAATAAATTCTGTTGCTGCTCTAGTTATGTCTGGCAGGTCATCTGAAGTTCAAGGAATGCTGGATTCACTTCGGGTTAAGGCAACAAGCAGCTTTGAATTGGCATACAACACTGCTTGTTCATTAATTGCAAGGAATGAGTACACAGATGCAGAACAACTCTTATTGTCAGGCCGAAG AATTGGTCAAGAGGTCCTGATGGAAGATAACTTGGCTGATGATGAGATAGAAATTGAATTGTCTCCTATAGCTGTACAATTAGCCTATGTTCAGCAG CTTCTTGGGCGTAAGCAAGATGCTATTGAAGCTTATACAGATGTGATTAAACGAGATATGGCTGATGAATCATCAATTGCGGTGGCTGTGAACAATCTTGTTTCACTGAAAGGTCCAAAAGATGTTTCTGATAGCCTAAGGAAACTTGATCGATTAAAAGACAAGGAGAATCAAAGCTTTCGACTAGCTCCTGGACTAGACTTGAAACTTTCAGCAAAAGAAAAGGAAGCAATATATGCAAATAGGGTTCTTTTACTTCTTCATGCCAATAAGAATGAGCAg GCACGAGAACTTGTTTCTGCATTACCAGACATGTTTCCAGAAAGTGTCATACCAATATTTCTGCAAGCTGCCCTCTTGGTTAGAGAGAACAAAGCTGGAAGGGCTGAGGAAATACTAGCACAGTTTGCTAGTAAGTTCCCTGATAAGTCCAAAGTTGTTCACTTAGCCCGGGCTCAGGTAGCTGCTGCTGCTGGCCACCCACATATTGCGGCCGATTCTCTGACTAAGATATCGGATATCCAACACATGCCTGCTACTGTTGCCACCCTTGTGTCTTTAAAAGAACGAGCTGGTGACATTGATGGTGCAGCTGCTGTGCTTGACAATGCAACTAAATGGTGGTCCAATGCTATGACTGAGGACAATAAGCTCAATACTATAACGCAAGAGGCTGCTTTGTTCAAGCTGAGGCATGGGAAGGAAGAGGAAGCTGCTCAACTCTATGAGCAGCTCGTCAAAAGCCAGGGTAGCATAGAAGCACTAGTTGGGCTGGTAACAACAGTTGCCCGCATGGATGTTGCTAAGGCAGAGCTTTATGAAAAGCAACTGAATGCTCTACCTGGTTTAAAGGGAATTGATGTGGACAGCTTGGAGCGTACTTCTGGAGTGAAACAAGTTGATGCTCCTCGTGTTGGTGTCGCTGAAACATATGAGGAAGgaaagaataaaacaaaatctaagaaaaagagaaagagaaagccaAGGTATCCTAAAGGTTTTGACCCTGCAAATCCAGGTCCTCCCCCAGATCCAGAAAGGTGGCTTCCCAAGAGGGAGAGATCAACATATAGGCCCAAGAGGAAGGACAAAAGAGCTGCTCAAGTGAGAGGGTCTCAAGGTGCTGTAGTTAGAGATAAGCATGATACTGGTGCCTCATCTAACAGTTCAAATCTAAAATCAAACCAGGGAACCTCCAAAGGAGCTGCGCAGAATGCAGTTTCCGAGCAAACCAAGCCTTCATCCAAGTCAAGAAAGAAATCGAGGAATTAA